AAGGCAATCTCGTACCGCTGATCGCGAAGCTGTTGGAACTTGTAGTTTCCGTTAGCCCATAAGGTACTAAATTTAATTTCGATCCGCCTGCCCTCGATAACACGATCCGCATCCGAATCTCCGGAACGACTAACATTGAATCCGCGAGCTGCCAGCCAACCTGCTACCAGTAGTTCGCCAATCTTTCCGACCTGACGAGATGGGCGCTTCTTGATCCATGCAAATGGGCTACCCTCCCAGCCTGTGTCCTCGCTGGTGTATTCAGCCTCTAACGCCTGACTTATCCCTGCCAGTAACCTTACCTCTGGGTTTACAATTTTCATGAGAAAAGTTCTCCTTGCGGGTTCTTTGCTTCGAGTGTCTTAGGTGCCCACCCAAACCATTCTGTGGGCTGCCCCATAAATCGGCGTTCCATTACACTCAATGCCTCCGGGTTGCTGTCCACGAGGATGCAGCGGCGGCCGAGGGCGAGGGCGGACTCGCCCAGCGTGCCACTGCCCGCGAAGCAGTCGAGGAGCAGGTCGCCGGGCCGGGAATGCACCTTCACGATCCGGTCAATGACGCCCCGGGGTTTCTGCGTGGGGTAGCCGGTTTTCTCTTTTCCGTTGGGGCTGACGATGGTGTGCCACCACGTGTCCGTGGGCGTCTTTCCTTTTGCGGCCTTCTCCGGCCCCACGAGGCCGGGGGCCATGTAGGGGATGCGGTCGCAGGCGTCCAGATGGAATTGGTAGTTTTCCGGGTCCTTCGCGTACCAGAAGATCGTGTCGTGCTTCGCGGGCCACTTGGTCTTCGACCGCGCCCCGTAGTCATAGGCCCAGATGATTTCGTTCAGGAACGACTCGCGGCC
This DNA window, taken from Candidatus Hydrogenedentota bacterium, encodes the following:
- a CDS encoding site-specific DNA-methyltransferase, which encodes MAELIIYHSDNLPVLRELPGGSVNLIYIDPPFNTGKVQRRTQLSTVRDEDGDRTGFQGRRYRTVKLGSKAYSDLFDDYLGFLEPRLVEARRVLAADGSLFFHIDYREAHYCKVLLDLIFGRESFLNEIIWAYDYGARSKTKWPAKHDTIFWYAKDPENYQFHLDACDRIPYMAPGLVGPEKAAKGKTPTDTWWHTIVSPNGKEKTGYPTQKPRGVIDRIVKVHSRPGDLLLDCFAGSGTLGESALALGRRCILVDSNPEALSVMERRFMGQPTEWFGWAPKTLEAKNPQGELFS